Part of the Vicia villosa cultivar HV-30 ecotype Madison, WI unplaced genomic scaffold, Vvil1.0 ctg.000567F_1_1, whole genome shotgun sequence genome is shown below.
GCGCCACGTTGGTACTGCGCCCCATGTGTTTTGTTTGTCTACTAGTACCACTTGTTTGTGTAATCATCATTTCTGTTTTTTTGTGTTCGAAAGCATTTTTCTTTTGAGGTTATGTTGCATATCGTATCATAAAAGCTCGCGCACCGCGTGGTAGTAAATGTTATGACAAGTTGATAATAGGGACGAACGGATGGATCTCGCTCACATACACATACTATACTTCATTTTTACAAATGTGTATCATTTCTATCTCTCGTCACATTTGATTatgtcaaaatattttaaaaaataataaatgaaagaATGATGAATTAAGGTGATTCCTTAATTATTAATACTAATATATTTCTATTATACCCGCAGGTGTTGAAtaagtggcggagccagaaaattTTTAAAGTCCGGGCAAAAAATATAAAGACTGCAAATTCatattgtatataatatataaatagtttaaaataaaagtaatgaaaGATGAAACATAACCTTACAATTAGGTGTCAAATAAAATCACGAGGTAAATGTCCTTTCCGAGActtctttgcggtgaatgttcgaatGATATCAATATCAttaagtgacttgaatatctcccgctcggtgtaacatatcatcaagtcattgaaccacacatcATTGATCTTATTGCGCAATTTAGACTTGATAATtttcattgctgaaaaagctctttcaacgGATGCTGTTGACACTGGCAATATCAAAGCTAACTCAATAAGTTTGTAAACCAATGGAAATACCAAAtgtttctcagtttgaaccatcttcatagccaaactttgaacatcttcacaagtggaaaatgaagcatttctttttACTTGAAGAACATAAGTTTCAAGTTGATCCCTTATTATGCCACGGTCATCATCAGAAAAGTCTGCATCATAAATATTAGCAAGACGAGCAAGCTTGTCAACATCAAACTTGGAGAAAGAGTTCTTGGGATCAAGACATGAGAAGCAACCAAGGATAACGTTACTTCCTTCACTAAAGCGGTGATCCATCTCCACACATATTTTGTCAATAGCAACATAAAAAATCTCTGCACGATAATGATGTAAATTAGTGATAGTCCTCCCTTCTGCCCTTGAACGACCCCGAACCGGTATTTCTTCATCCATATTTGGCACCGGAATACCTTTAGCAACATAAAATTCTTGAACATCGGAAAATAAATTATCCCAACCACTCTCTCTCATTGTGGCCAACCGAACTTTGACAACATCAACTAATTCCATGGCAATCACAATATTAAGATCTTTTCTTTGCAAGACATTTGAAAGCTCGTTTGtgataccaaacaactttaacattaacttcaaaataaaagcaaatttaaagctctccattttttctaTCAAACCCGCTGCTTGAGATGGTCCACGTCCATCTTCATGAACCATAGATAGCACCTTTAACACGGAGGACCACATTTGGTCCAAACGAAGCAATGTAGTATGATGTGAACCCCATCTAGTATCCCCAGGTCTAGCAAGACTAGATGATTGGTGCAAGCCCTTTCCTCTAGATATATCACCAATCTCAAGTTTATTTAAAATATCTTGGTGTTGTGCCTCTGTCAAAGCATCCCTCCTCTTACAAGATGCACTTGTTGTGGTCACAATCAAGGAGATGTACTCAAAGAAATCATGAATAGATGAGCAACTACTAGCAACGGACACAACAACCAATTGCAAACGGTGAGCATAACAATGGACATAGAAAGCATAAGGGTTTTCATCTAGAATCTTTCTTTGCAAACCATTAAATTCACCTCTCATATTTGAAGCTCCATCATATCCTTGCCCTCGTATCCTTGAAATAGATAATGTGTGcttatcaagaataccataaagaGCATCCTTTAATGACTCAGATGTAGTATCTTTGACATGATGTAAAGCAATAAATCGTTCTACAACACTCCCTTTGTCATTCAAAAACCTAAAATAAATTCAACAAGTTTACTTGGCGGCATAGAGAATAATAGGTAATGAAAATTAGAAATTAGTGCATACAACTACTAACCTCAACATCACCGCCATTTGCTCTTTGATGGATATATCACGTGACTCATCAATAAGCACAGAGAATTGTCTATCACcaagctcttccataatcaccttggTAACTTCATGAGCACAACACATTGCAAGCTCTTTTTGAATATCACCGGAAGTCATTGTGCAATTTTTTCCACCACGTTCAAAAGCATCCCTCACTTGTTCATTATTAGATTTTACCCAATCTACCATCTCTCTAAAATTTCCCTTATTTAGAGAAATAGAGGATTCATCATGGCCACGGAAAGCCATGCCTTGTGCAATGAGATATCTTGAACAATCTACAGAACAAGTCAAACGAATCTTATACAATTCTTCTGATTCCTTGGTTGCTTTAGCAAACTTACTTGTCACGCTTtgtctttgattattataatcatcGTAGTGCTTGACACATGAGTTGTGCAAACTATTATGACTACCAACATGATCTTTAAATCCTTGAGATGAATGCTTCCAATCTTTATATCCGCTTTTAGTGAAGACTTCAAAACCAAAGCGCTCGGCCCTCCCGGGTTTCTTAAagagaaagcaataaaaacaaaaaGTTGCATCCTTGATCTCACTATATTCTAACCATGAATAATTCTTATATCATGATTTACTAAATGCTCTTTTAACACTTCCAAATGGAGTACGAGGAAAGCTTGGCAAATCTGGTTGCATTGGACCCTTCAATATATATGCCCTCCTCACTTGGTCTTGAATATCCGGAGCATACTCATCAATTTGTTTCCTACTACCTGGAtcacgcacaatctcatttggGTTAAACTCATTAACCATATTGGGCGGTAGTTCtggttctgattctgattcaacCAAAAATCTCCTCATCActgaaaaaatataaaagtatTAAATAAACATAAAGATATTTTATTTGGGTTAACATCATTAaacacaaataataaataaatataaaagtaattaaaatataattataaacatATTGAACAAATAATAGATAAACAATTATAAAACTAATTTAACAAGAAAACTATTTTATGATAAGCATTAAAATACAGACACAAACATACACAATAAAAAAAAGCTTATCTCTGCAACAAGTTATAagcatttacttttatttttattataagttaGTTTTTCATCTTATCTCTGCAACAAGTTATAAAAAGCTTTCTACTTTTTAAAAACAGACAAAAAGCACAGTAGTGGTTCTTCTCTCTATAAAAAAACTAATGTTGGTGCTTTTTTCAGTGTTAGTATATTAAACAAACTCAAAACTAACTATGAAAAGGGTAATACTTGCCTTGCCTGAAAGCTGAGTCACAAAGTAACAGAGATCGGCGCAAGTCGACGGCGGTTCCGAAAGTGGTGGAGTGAAGGAGGAGATCGAGAGGAGAGAGGAGACCGAGAGGAGGGAGAAGGTGGTGTAGGCGTGCGGTGGCGTGCGGTGTGGCGACGGAGGAAGAAAGTGATGCGGCGGAGGGAGAAGGTGATGCGGCGGAGGGAGAACTTCTCTTTCACTTTACCGTTTCTGTTTCTATTTCTCTTTCTATCTCtttactcctttttctttttctttttaattttttttttgctgtTGGAAAATACATGTATATCCAAAAAAGAAATGGGCCCGAGCCTGGGCATGTGCCCACCCTGGTCGGGCCCAAGAACCGCCCCTGTGTTGAATGTATAATTCTCTCGGTCGAAGTAAGTAGTTGTCAAAATGAATGTAGTAGTCGAAATATATAGTTGTTAAAAGAGTTAGTCTCGACAGAATTAAATTTAGTATTTTTAGGTTTTAGGTGAGTTGGGAAGTTAGTTAATTAAAGTTTGCTTGGTGAACAAGCAAATTCAATTATAAATAGGGAGGTATCCTATCATTTCAAAGTGTggagaaaatttaaataaaatttcagTCTTGAAggtagagagaaactctgcataaTCTATTTTCTTCTTCCCATTTTGTCTTAAATCCTAATTTATCTTTTCTTCCCTAATTCATCTTCCTTTCTTCTCAAAAATTGTGTGCAGCATGAACAACTTACAACCAATGTATAGTTGATTCACTCGAGTGAAGAGTTAAGAACAAGAGATGCAATCAATTAGAAAGATTGATTCTTGTTCATCGAGATTGATTTGAATTAACTCCAAGATTGGGGTTTAATTCTAACATATGGTATCTAGAGCACTGAATGTGTGGTTCTTGGGAAGCATATCGTAATGAATCATCTGAATGGCCATTTTCCAACAATTCTTCCAATTCTAAAAGATAAGAATTATGACAATTAGTGTAAATAGTTGAAGATTGCTTTCTGCTATCAAGATCTTTAGGATATTGTGAATGAATGAGTAAAGTCAATTGAAAAAGATGTTACGGGCGAACAAAAGGTTGCACAtaaataattgaagaagaaagattataaagcccTCTTTATAATATATCAATGTGGTGATCTAGATAACTTTGAAAAGTTGAGTGATGTAGAATCTGCGAAAGAAGCATAGGATATTTTGGAGAAATCTTTTGGAGGTGCGGAGAAGTTGAAAGAGGTGAGATTACAAACTCATAAAAGAACGTATGAACTACTTCAGATGGAAAAAAGTGAAATCATaattgatttcttcactagggttaaaAATCGGTGAAacaaatcaagatatgtggaggAGCATTAACATCAAAATCAGTTGGCGCAAAGATTTCATCTGCATTTAGTAATATCAAACGTGTATGTCTTAGTACCGAATCTATCACTTTTTGGTTCTTCAACGCTTTTTCCTTTCGATGGTTTCAGCACTTTACACACGTACGGGGGACCAGGCTTCAACTCAGCTACATTAACCTCTCATGTCTTCACGTACTCATCGACCCATTCTAAAGGGTATTCATCATTGTCGACGTAAGCAGGTTTCTCTCTTTTATGACTCTTTGATGCCCTAATTTTTTGTGTCTttaagcgttcgacctgtcgaatcCTATcagccaactgggccatatccctaaggtattaggtgtctaatttcttcctaatggaataatctaaccccccagcggccatttcgactaactcatgctcATGAACTCTGGTAAAGCACGTGGATTTCAGCAACCTGAActtattcaaataatcatctatggATTCAAACGATTTTCTTTTAACTAGAGATAACTCTTTCAGACTAATCTTAGATTGTCCCATGTAAAACTGATCATGAACGTGCGTTCTAATTGTTCCCAAGTCCTCACAGAATTTGGAGCTAACGTGGTAAACCAAGTAAAAGCATTCTTGGTCAATGAACTAGGGAATTATCTCATTTTTAAACCCTCATCGTTGGCAATGTCGTCAGCTTCGGTCTTGTTCCTGGCTATATGTTCTACAGTAGACTCATTGGTCTCCCCTGTAAACTTAGTGAATTTTGATACTTTGTAACCTCTGGGTATTTATGCCTGTCGAATATAATCAGGCAATGGTGATGAATAGTTAGGCCTATGTAGGCCAACGTTAAGCCCATTACGAGCCAAAACTTCTTCAAGTACATTTGCTATGTTATTACGACCTAACATATTGTTGGCATTTCTAAGTATGTGATCGACATCTTGATACCTCCTAACCACTACCGACCTAGGCTCACATTGCTCAACAAATTCATCCTCATGATACTTAGATGGTTCTACCACCTGAGGTCCAACAAGACGCTATTGTTTTCCAGGAGGTACATTTACCCCTGGACAATCAGCGTTCGACCCTAACGGCCTATGGCGCGATGGAACTAGTTGAACCCCAAATGCCTCCAGCATTCTTCCTATTTGGTCAACCATGGGAGTGAAAATAACCCATATTTGTTGGGTCAAATTGTGCATCAAGTCTAAGTTATTCTCATCCATTTGCTGCCTTAAAGCCATAACAGACACGGTGTTTAAGGATGGTGTCGATTGGGGTAAATAACTGACTCCACCTAAAGAACCGCTTAATCCTGTGGTTAATGAAGGCATTATGGCATAACCTCCTTGATGGCCCGTAGACATAGTATTATCAATGTAAGTGGATACATTTGACCAAAGTCCAACCATCATGGTCTGAGGCATACCATATTGATATTGTCCAAGAGGCAAATAGCCTACGTGAAACAGTGCACATGTGGGATTAAACAAGGATCCCACATTTCTTGTTGAGACCGGTGTCGTTGAACTGGAAGCAGCAGTCGATCTCACGGGAGACAACATTGTCGCGCTTTTGTGTCGTGGTGTTCATCGGTATGACATCCACATTTTGTGCAAAAACTTGTGTGAGTGAAGGATTTGAAGAGCTTGTGTCTATGCTCGATCGTGACATTTTGGACACTTGTTTACCACTTCTTAAATTCATACACACAAAACAACGtaaaaaaaggaagaaataaaTTTCACAATAACTAGACGTGCAATTTTGTTTACCTTGGGTTTTAATAAACTTCACTAGtctctttttaaaggttacttgcgAGATCGACCAGGGAATCTCATAACAGTGTTTTTGTTTGCAATAATTTTTGTGAGAAGTTCTTTTGTTTTAGTTACGAAAACAAGGGTGTTCGACACGTCGTCTAAAACACTTGGAATCGGCAGCGATATTTTTATAAAACGTATTTGGTGAATATCAAACCACAAATAAACAAAGGAAAACGACAAGAGTAAAAAGTAAATGACATAATATTTAAAGTTTGCAGAAAAGTAGTTGGTTAAAACATACATAGCCCTTACTTGACTCATTTCGCTCGTTCGTTTGGGTACTCTGAGTGTGCAGCGTGCAGACGTTTGTAAAATTGTGAACCCCTAAAACTATGTACAAAGTTCTTTATTTATAGTGCATAAAAGTAACTACTTTATGGAGGTTGTTGACCCCCTTAAGAACCCCATGTTCTTCAACTTAACTTCCATCCCACGCCTCCACGTTCTCCATTCAGGTGCTTTTTCCCTCCAAAACTTAACATGTGTGAGATATACTTTTATTTGAATCTTTTGGGCTTTTTGTGCGCTTCTTGGACTTTTAAGTGCTTATGGGCCCAATAAGCTATTTTGCCCTTTTGTTTCTTAGTCGACCAAATGTGTTTTGACTTGAAAGTATTTCCCTCACAGCGCTTTTCTGAATTCTATATTCTCTTTGGCTAGATTTTAGCCTAGGTCGACAATCCCAGCCAACACCTACACTCTACATCAAAATGGAACtacaaaaaggaaaaatagaataatcatgaacatggtgagaagtatgttgaaatatgccttaaaacctttgttgatgaagagaaagaaaacatattttgaaaTTGTCAAGAATTCAGAAAGCCGAAGAGTAATTTGGTTCGAGCGATTTACGGGTATCGGGTTCGGTCGGTTCGGTTCATTGATTCATTCAttaatgttataatattttacaTTAATTTGGAGATCATATAAGTTAGtgtaaaaagatattataagagatattataagatatatttatCATAGTCTAAAAGAtaatataagatatatatttataatagtctaaaagatattataagatatttataatatttgagagatattataagattataataatatattttattctaacaattaaggggatatttttgggatttggtatggatttgttggattttggctattataaatatgtatctcttctatGTGACAATCTTAGAGCTTACAACAACAAGGGAGAATGAGGATTTGGGGAATTCCAAGGGAAAACTTAGAAAGGCAAAGGTTTTTGggaaacctttggagttatctaaggggattgagaaatacttctaaataccttgggtttgagtgattcttatattgagagttggagaggttgggaaacacttgggtagaaaatagggtttgttctttgggaactgtaaagactattttcttgtaactcatttgtaatctcttgtaacaactttctgagtatagtgaattggagagttgCTCTCTCCTCTAgagtagatcgtttgatcgaaatgggtaaacaaaccttcgtctttttctcgccttattctgttatattacctgtgtacgaattattattgttgtagacCACTTATTTTTGTTGCTACTTTTTCTTTGCTtcacaaattgatattgaattttgtcgtAATTAACAACAAGATTCACAACTATATATCCATGTGAAATAATATATCCATgtgtaccaaaaaaaaaaaacaattcactTTATGGGATGTATTTAAGAATTTCAAACTAGTTAAAAGCTAACAAGAAATGGCTTATTCTAGCAATAATTTTCACTAATTTTTCAGAAACTACAAAAGATGCCAAAACACAGAGATacaccattttaattttttttagaacaTGTTTCACTTTAATTTCTAGTAtgctttattttcattttaattttaatgtgtaTTAGTATTCCGTTTGTTATTTTCTTCTAagaaaaaactatttaaattGCACAGCAAGAATTTGTCtatttaaaaagttattttcaaaaaaatttataagtaaattatttttttagttttgttcttaataaatatatttttgtttatatgtGAGCCAAAacataatatcaattattaataATGGTTTATTTTCAGATGGAAAATTCTTTGGATATCATCCAATCAAGAGAATTGGAAAATAGATCTTCCATACAACCTGAAAACACTTTTATTAATAGTGTGGGCaattctgaaaaatatcaatCTCAACCTGCATTTGATAGTGTTCCTTCTATTACTGGTGATGTTGATGCTTATGAATTGACCAAAGATGGTAAAAGAAAATTGACGTCGTTTGTTTGGAACCACTTTATTATAAAAACAGTTAATGGAGAAGAAAAAGTTGTGTGTAATTATTGCAACAAGGCTTTGACGGGTAGAAGAAATGATGGAACTAAACATTTGAGTAGACATTTTGAAACTTGTAAAAGAAGGCCATACAAATATATAAGACAATCTATCTTGGTGAGAGAATAAAAAAAGGTAGATGGGTCATCTAGTTATCTGAGTAACTACCATTTTGATCCTGAGAAATCAAGAAAAGATCTTGCTTATATGATAATAATTCATGAGTATCCATCTTCAATAGTTGATCATTTGGGGTTTAAAGCATATTCAGAAGGTCTTGAACCTTTGTTCAAAGTTCCTAGTCGAAACACGATTAAAAGTGATATTATCAAAATATATGAAAATGAAAAGTTCAAAACTATGGGACTTTTAGATAAGATTGAGAGTAAAATTGCTTTAACATCAAATATGTGGACTACTAGTAACCAAAAGAAAGGGTATATGACCATTACAGCTCACTACATTGATGATGACTGGGATATGCAAAGTCGTATTTTAAGgtatgatatttataatatttttgttaactTTATCTTACATGTAGAATTTTAGATTGAATTAATATCTAATAAATTATATTGCATAATAGGTTTGTGTATGTAGAATATCCACATACAACTGAAACTATTTCAAACAAGTTGTTTGAATGTGTAATAACTTTGAATATTGATATAAAGTTGTCAACCATCACTTTGGATAATTGTAACACTAATGATTGTGTTGTTGGTATGTTGCTAAACAAGCTTCATAGCTATACTCTTATGCTTGATGTTCAGTTATTTCATATGAGATGTTGCGcccatattttaaatttaattgctCAAGATGATTCGAGTGTTCTTGGAGATGGCATAGAGAAGGTTAGAAATAGTGTGGCTTTTTGGACAGCCACACCTAAGAGAGAACAAAATTTTAGAGAAACAACACGCCAAATCAAAGTTTCAATCACAAAGAAATTAATCCTTGATTGCAAAACTAGGTGGAATTCTGCTTATCACATGCTTGCTGTTGCATTGGCTTATAATGATGTTTTTATTCGTTTGAAAACAAGAAAGAATTTGTATACAACTTTGCCTACAACAAGTGagtggtgtcgcacgctcgcgaaaaatgaacagagtcgccaccaatatatttatcccataagggaaaggaatatcagaaaacctaacaaaggaaggagcagggtcttgcgaccagagaatcaaggtacgggagtcggttacgcgaggggaaggtattagcacccctcacgcccatcgtactcgatggtatccacctatgtttgtttctatctaaagggtgtataactatgtctatgtctaaatgcgaaatgaatgcaaaatgtagggaaaataaagaattgtactcgcacgggccctaccccgctgcctacgtatccttttcaggaatcagagttaccgtagctcggctcacgattttctgtttgtttttgtgttttttaattgggcggcgttaacgctcgcgttcttgcacaaggggacagcctaggatgcaatggaacagagataacttgcccttaagaaaagaaaaaagagattggtttgtatcttttaagggtaattccgtgatgacgagaacccactacaaggtctcgcatcacttccttacttttgctttaaatctgaccatttattaggttttttgaagtgtttttgatcggtgttttttatggggattttaatttgtgacttagatcataccaaaagagttttgttttgaatatttagagaatgcacatcgaggcctacgccacaatcgtttctctaaataacggttaagaaatacatcgaggcttcacacctcaatcatttcttctccgctaagtaggaaatacaaaaaggggttcctttgtgaatatttagagaatgcacatcgaggcctacgccacaaccgtttctctaaataacggttaagaaatacatcgaggcttcacacctcaatcatttcttctccgctaagtaggaaagaacatacatcgaggcctacgcctcaatcatttctttcgtACTATGAagtatagtaacggtatgatcttcatcgacatttattaagtattttaaaagttgaaaagaaaaagaatgcaaacggGAACTAATCCTATTTCTAATCTAATGTTGTCTacacaagtctaaatcctaatgttaacatgggatatattctaaaaggagcattaagatggtattaacaaaataggccaaaaatatggccaaagtcacacaacaaaatCATACCAAAATAACATGGAATTagcacaaaaacaattcaagcatcaatGCCAAATTAAgctaaaaactactattttttaagggtttttatgaaagaaattaaatgtcaaaagtaaacctaaaaatctactatttttatgtgtttttattatctaaaattcTATCAAAGAAATTGTGatctaaatctaaaaaaaaataatgagaaaattggttttattatttttttatatctaaAAAAGGTCCAAAACCTTGCCAAAGATCCTAAATTCTAAGCAAAAATTGAAGTGAAACAGGGGGTTAAAGTTGAATTACAGGTGCAGGAAGCATTTTAGGCGTTAAGGCACCACAACATATTTCTGTCACAGTTTATTCAGCACCAAAAAAAAGATGGAGTGCTATTGGGCTTGAGGGGGGTAAGCATTTCGTATGGCCTAATCGGATTTTGTTATTCAGactttcttcaaaaaaaataaaaatagattaagttaaaactaaaaaaaataataaaaataaaatagaaatgaaATGAGAAGAGGAATTAGGGTACGCGTTACCGCCGTCGGACTTGTTCGAAGCTTCTTCTTCCTCCTTCTCACGAGCGCGCGACGGTGATAACAGGGACGGTGCGGTGGCTCAAATCCACTCCTAATCGGAGCTTCTCCGGCTCAAGCTTTCCATCTCCGATTTCATCTCTTTCACTTCTCACTCCGCTACCATTGTTCAGCCTGGAAATTCCTATATCTGAGCTCAATCAGAAAAAACCTAACACGCAACCTTGATCTCGAAGATGAACAACGATAACCGGAGAGGATGCTCTTCAGGTAATGGATCCTGGCGTCATCACTTTCTGCCAATTCTTccccttcttctttcttctttttcttctaatTCGAACCTTCCTCTTCTTGACTTGTATCGTTTTTGTTTCTGAACCGGTGTGCTATCGTTGTTGTTGCTTCGTGATGACGATTCCGTTAGGGATTTTCTGGAGATTGGatagaagattgaagaagatggtgAAATTGGAGCATCGAAGAACAAATGAGTGATTCTGAATTCCTTTTGTATCGTTTTCTTGCAGGGATGTAAGGTGGTGAGATGATGAAAACTGAAT
Proteins encoded:
- the LOC131629462 gene encoding uncharacterized protein LOC131629462 encodes the protein MVNEFNPNEIVRDPGSRKQIDEYAPDIQDQVRRAYILKGPMQPDLPSFPQYSEIKDATFCFYCFLFKKPGRAERFGFEVFTKSGYKDWKHSSQGFKDHVGSHNSLHNSCVKHYDDYNNQRQSVTSKFAKATKESEELYKIRLTCSVDCSRYLIAQGMAFRGHDESSISLNKGNFREMVDWVKSNNEQVRDAFERGGKNCTMTSGDIQKELAMCCAHEVTKVIMEELGDRQFSVLIDESRDISIKEQMAVMLRFLNDKGSVVERFIALHHVKDTTSESLKDALYGILDKHTLSISRIRGQGYDGASNMRGEFNGLQRKILDENPYAFYVHCYAHRLQLVVVSVASSCSSIHDFFEYISLIVTTTSASCKRRDALTEAQHQDILNKLEIGDISRGKGLHQSSSLARPGDTRWGSHHTTLLRLDQMWSSVLKLFGITNELSNVLQRKDLNIVIAMELVDVVKVRLATMRESGWDNLFSDVQEFYVAKGIPVPNMDEEIPVRGRSRAEGRTITNLHHYRAEIFYVAIDKICVEMDHRFSEGSNVILGCFSCLDPKNSFSKFDVDKLARLANIYDADFSDDDRGIIRDQLETYVLQCQQHPLKELFQQ